TATCGCCAGCGCGGGCTGAAATCCGCCGCCCTGCAGGCGGGCGGATCGGCGCGCGACGGCCTACCCGAGGCGCCCGCCGCTGACCCGGTCACGCATCTCCAGATCCTGCGCGGTGAACACCTCCACATAACCCGCCGCGTGCAGCAGCGCGCGGGCGGCTTCGCCCTGGTTCCAGCCGTGTTCGAACAGCAGCCAGGCGTCGGGGTGCAGGTGGGCGCGGGCATCGCGCACGATGCGGCGGATGTCGTCGAGGCCGTCGGGGCCGGAGGCCAGGGCGCTGGCGGGTTCATGGCGCAGGTCGCCTTGCGCCAGGTGCGGGTCGGCGGCTTCGATGTACGGGGGATTGGAGACGATCAGGTCGAAGTGCTGGCCGGCGAGCGGCGCCAGCCAGTCGCCGTGCACGAACGCGACGTTGCCGATGGCATGGCGTTGCGCGTTGCGCCGGGCGACGGCGAGTGCGGCGGCGCTGGCGTCGGTGGCGACCACCCGGGCTCGTGGCCGCTCGCGCGCGATGGCCAGCGCGATCGCGCCGCTGCCGGTGCCGAGGTCGGCCACGCTGCAGGCGGCGGCGAGCGGGAGGCGTTGCAGCGCCAGCTCGACCAGCAACTCGGTTTCCGGGCGCGGGATCAGCGTGGCCGGGCTCACTTCCAGATCCAGCGACCAGAAGCCGCGCCGGCCGGTGATATAGGCCACCGGTTCGCCCGCGGCGCGGCGTTCGACCAAGGCGGCATAAGCCGTCTGGACGTCCATATCCGGCACGTCGTCGGCGTGGGTGAACAGCCAGCTGCGTGGCTGCTGCAGCACGTGCAGCAGCAGCAGCTCGGCGTCGACGCGCTCGCCGAGCCGCTCGGCGGCGACAGCCAGCATGCCGCGGACATCAGGCATGCGGCGGCTCCGACGCCGATGGCGGCAGCTGCGGCGGCGCCGCGCCCGGCTTCGGCGCGGGCTTGCGCCAGTAGCCGCCGCGCGTCCACGCGTCGAAGGCCCAGCGCAGCCAGTCGATCAGCGACCATGCCAGCCACAGCGCCCACGCCAGCATGGCCAGCTTGTACACCCACAGCGAGACGCTGAACACGCCGCCGCCGGGCAGCGCATTGGCGCTCTGGTCGGCGAACCAGCGCAGGTTCCACGCATTGGATGCGTTGCCGGCCACGTGCATGTCTGGCAGGCCGAGCAGGCCCTTCGGCACCGCGCCGATCAGCACCACCAGCGCCAGCAGGGTGAGCAGCGCGAGACCCAGCTGCATCAGGTTGAACTTCGTGCTGCCCAGTTGTTCCGACGGCGTGCTGCGCGCACGCACGCCCAGCAGGATCAGCCACACCACCACCAGCGCGTAGGCGCTCCAGGCGAACGCGGAGAAACCCAACCCCAGCAGCAGCCAGTGGCGGAAGCGCAGCGGCGTCGGTGCGTAACGCGCCAGCAGCCACGCGGCGAACAGCAGCACGACCAGCTGCGACCAGTACAGCACCGCCGGACCGGTGGCCGGCCCCCACGTCCACAGCACCCAGCGATCCTGCGGCAGCTGCAACGCGAGGTCGACGTTCGCCACCGGCGCGTGCAGCGCGAACACCGGCGTGCGCGTGCGTGCGGCGACGCCGTGCGGCTCGCGCAGGCGCAGCGTGTAGTCGTGTTCGCCCGGCAGCAGCGGCAGGCTCAACTTGCCGTCGCGCACGGCCAGGTTGATCGGCTCGCCGTCGCGATTCGCATCGAGCAGTTCGGCACCGGCCGGCAGGCCGATCGCGTGCTCGCCGCCACGCGTGCTGCGCGCGCGCAGGCTCAGCGTGGTTTCGGTGGCACGTTCGCCGGCACGGCTGGTTACCTGCACGCCATCGAACGCCAGGCTGTCGCCGGCGATCGCCACCGGCTTGCTGAAGGCCAGCTGCAGGCTTTCGCCGGGCAGCGGCTGGTACAGCAGCCCGTCGTCGCTGGCGCTGGTCGGCACGCCCTTCGCGTCCACGTGCCACATCGGCGCGGCGTGGATGGCCCACACCTCGGCACGCTCGCCCAGCGCCGGCGCCGTGAGCGCCAGCTTCGTCGCATGATCGAGCCGGCTGCTCCAGCTCACCGCGCCGCTGTTCGCGTTGAAGGTGATGCTGATGCGGCCATCCTTCACCAGCGCGTCGTCGCCCAGCGGGTGCTCGCCCGGCAGCAGCGGCAGCGTGACGCTGAAGCCGCCGTCCTGCGGGGCGATGCGCTCGACCGTGTTCTCGACAGTCCAGTCGATGCCCAACTGCAGGCGGCGGGTCAGCCGCACATAAGGCGGGAAACTCTGCGCGGGCGGCAAGTCCTTGCCGTCGCTGGCGGTACGCATGCGCTGCAAGGCGATGCTGTCGCCCAGCGGGCGGCCGTCGTCGACGCCGGCCAGCGACCAGCCCTGGCCGCTGAACGCGATGCGCTGCGGGCGCAGCACGAAGCGCAGGCTGGCGTTGTCGGTCGCGCCGATGCGGTAGCGCAGGCTGACCCGGTGCACGCCGCGATCCAGCCGCAACAGCAGTTGGTCGCCGCGACGACTCAGCGGTGCATTCGCACGGCCGTCCACGTCGACATCGAGCAATTGCAGGGCGTCGTCGGCTTGCGGCAGCGGCAGCGCGACCGCGGCACCGACATGCGCCTCCAATGCCACATCCAGCGTGTCGCCACTGGCCTGCAGTTGCGCCTGCGCCACGGCGGCGCAGGCCGGCGCGCACTTCGGCGCCTCGGTCAGCCGGTCACGCAGCTGGTTCAGCAAGTCCTGGCTCGGGAGGTTCTGCGCATGCACGCCGGCGGGCAGCAGCGCGATGGCCAGCAAGGCGGCGCCCACCGCACCACCGTCGCGCCAGTCGCGCCAGCGACCGCGCAGAGGCGTCAGCAGCAGCGGCACCAGCTTCGCCAGCAGCAGCGCCAGCAGTCCCACCATGACCACCCGCAGCAACCGTACCAGCCACGCCGGCGCTATCACCAGCCTTGTGCTCTGCTCCGAAGTGACCGGGCCGGACCAGCCGAGCCGGTAGTCGTTGCCCTGGTTCCAGCTCGGCATGCCGGCGCCGGCCTGGATCACGCTGCGGCTGTCGACCTGGTTGTTGCCGGCACTGCCGAGGCTCGGCATCTTCGTTCCCACGACAACGACCGAAGACAGCGCCTGATTCGAACGGTCACTTGCCACCAGGCCGGAGTCTCCCCGTACTTGCCTGTCCTTCATCGCGTCTTCGGCCGACGGTGCGGCGGCGGCCATCTCTTCGACGGGCGGCGGCGGCGCCGGCGCCACCTGTTGCTTCATCTTCATCTGCGCATTCGCATAGGCCTCTTCCCGTGCAGCCTGCTCGGCGTAACCCGCCGAGACGATCCGTACCTGGCTGCCGCCTTCCAGTTGCGGATGCAGCGCGTACTGCAACTGCGCCGCGGCGAACGGCAGGGTCCACAGCACCGCCAGCGCGAAGACCGCCACCGCACCGGCGCGCGCCGCCGCGCGCAGCCGGCCTTCCGGCAAGGCGCGCAGCAGCAGCGCCAGCGCCAGCGTCACGGCCAGCGTCCACAGCGGTGCCGTGTGCTCATGCTGCGCCAGCGCCAGATAGCCGGCCGCCAGCAGCGCCCACGGCCAACCCAGCAGACGGCCGGCGAGCAGCGCGATCAGGGCCACCACGAACAAGTCGAGCAGGCTCCACTGGCCGACCCACGAATCGGGCGAGCGGTCCACGCCGATCGCGCCGAGCAGGCGGTAGCCGTACGGCAGATGCAGGGTGGCGTCGATGCTTTCCAGCGGCAGCTGCCAGCCGGCACTGGGAATCGCGCCGCGATGCGTGGGCAGGCGCAGGCCGGCGTCGAGATCGAGCTGCTGTTCGCGCAACTCGACGCCGCTGCCGCCACCCTCGCCCTGGCTGACCAGCAGCGGCTCGCCGTCCTGGCTGGCCCGCTGCAACTGCCACGGCGCCGCCACGTCGAGGCGCCGGTGATGGCGCAGCTCGCCGCTGAGGCGGTCGGCCACGCTGAGGCCGCCGCCATCGAAGTCCAGCCACAGCTGGCGCTGCAGGTGCAGTTGGTCGCCCTTGCCGCCCTCGTCGCCGCGCGTGCCCTGCTCGACCGCCAGGCCCGCACCGTCGTCCAGCACGAAGGCCGGCAGCTCGCGCCACTCGCCCGGCACGCCGGCCTGCGCGGCATCGGTGGCATTGCCTTCCACCCGGGTGTTGCGCAGGGCTGGATCGTCGTCGTAGCTCCAGATCTCCTGCCGCGGCCACGGCGCCACCGGCAGCTTCAGCGCTACCTTGCCCAGCGGCGCGACGCTGCGCGCGGCCAGCGTGACCGTCCACTGGCCCGGCCGCAGTTGCACGCGCAGCTGGCCATCGCTCTCCAGCCGTGCCGGCAGGTCGCCGGACAAGACGGTGGCCACGAAACCCTCCGGCAATACCGGACCGAGCGCCTGCTCGCGCGCGCTGCCGGTGACGTTGAACTGCAGCTGCGTTTCCAGCGTGGCCGGCAGGCCATCGGCAAGGCGGCGATAGACGCGCAGCGACAGCGCATCGGCGGCGCGCTGCGCGGCGGCGGCTTCGCCCAGGGTGAGCTGTTCGCCGTTGCGTTCGATGCGGGTCACCGCCGCACCCTCGACGCTCAGCGCCACCAGCCCGATCGCCGAAGGTACGCGCAAGCGCGCCGGGCGCGCCGTCCACGGCAGCGTGCCGCGCAATTGATAGTCGCCGGGCGTCAGCCACAGCATCGGCTGGCCGGCGCGCTGCAGCACCGTCGCCGGCTGGTTGTTCGCACTGACCTGCTGCGGCCAGCTCCGCGCGTCACCGGGCAATGCCACCCAACTCGGCGCATCCACGTGCACGTCCAGGCCGAAGCGGCCGCCGTCCTTGCCGGCATCGAGGACCAACCGGCCGGGCCAGGCGCATTGATGGCTGCCGGCATTCGGCGCCTGGGTGGCGAGAAACGGGCAGTCGTGCTGCGGCACGTCGTGCAGCACCCAGCCCTGCCAGTCGCGCAGCGGCGGAGGTACGTCCTGCGCCGGCAACGGCGCCGCCAGCAGCAACCACAGGCCCAGCAGTCCGAGCATTCGAGCGAGCATGCAGTTCTCCCTGTGTGCCGTGCGGCCGGCACAGTGTAAGTGGAACACGACAGGCACACAGCCAGACCGTCCCGTCGACGATTCCGGCGTCAGCGGATGCCGGTCACCGATTCAACGCAGCCGACGGCACAACGGGGTTGCATACCTGCGACGGCGGCACTCACTGGAAAAAGCCGGCATTGGCGTGGCGTTCTCCGCAGGCAAGCAGGCTGGTCACCCCCGATGCAACCGTTCGGGCGCGCGGACAGAGATTCCGGCGCAGTGCTCAGCGGCCGGCCAGGCCCAGGCTCTCGGCGGCCGCCCCACCGGTTCACGACGCCTGCTTTCGCAGCTCGTGGGAGAGGCAAGCCCCTCAGTCCGGCAACGCCCTCGCCAAAGCCGCGAAAAACGCATCGTCATTGATCTCGAAGCGCTTGGTATAGCCGGGTTTCGAACGTGCGCTGAGCACCACAGCCACCAGCCTCCTGCGAGGGTTGATGTGAATGAACTGTCCGTAGATCCCTTCGGCCTGGAAGCTTCCTTTCAGTTCAGGGTCGTCGAGGACCGGAATCCACCACATGTACCCATAGGGAACGATCGTCCCGTCGATCTCGAAAGGCGCGCCGGCCTCCGCGACCCAACTTTCCGGGAGAAGATCGAGGCCTCCGACTCGGCCGCCACCGAGAACGAACTGGCCGAAGCGCGCATAGTCGCGCAGGGTCGCAAACATGCCGCTGCCCGAGATCGCCATGCCGCCGACGGACTCGGTCCACAAACGCGCTTCCGCCTCCATTCCCAGCCTGGACCACAGGCGGGACTGCAGATAGTCAGCCATGTTCATGCCGGTGGCGCCTTCCAGGACCGCGCTGACCACGTAGGATTCGCCGGTGTTGTACTTCCATGACTTTCCGGGTGGTGTCTCGGCGGGAAGGCTTTCCATGAAATCCAGGATGCCGCGCTTCCGCCACTCGATCTGGATGTCCAGCAGCTGCCTGCGTTCCGAGGTCGGATCCTCGTAGGTTTCCCGCCATCGGATCCCCGAAGCCATCCTCAGAAGTTGCCGAACGCTCACGTCCTTGTAGATGCCGCCGACATCGGCGTAGCGGGTCACCGGGGCATCGAGATCGATCAGCCCT
The window above is part of the Rhodanobacter sp. LX-99 genome. Proteins encoded here:
- a CDS encoding serine hydrolase, which produces MSMKPEAQAQIRRFFDGTLLPDEVMEAMTGDCGWFPSRTVAPGSHTTSFESAGLSLENLRVEDHGRSFDLYDYLSVNRVAGLMVLKDGRRVVETYSLGIDARTMWNSCSLAKSVSSTLVGVAAGEGLIDLDAPVTRYADVGGIYKDVSVRQLLRMASGIRWRETYEDPTSERRQLLDIQIEWRKRGILDFMESLPAETPPGKSWKYNTGESYVVSAVLEGATGMNMADYLQSRLWSRLGMEAEARLWTESVGGMAISGSGMFATLRDYARFGQFVLGGGRVGGLDLLPESWVAEAGAPFEIDGTIVPYGYMWWIPVLDDPELKGSFQAEGIYGQFIHINPRRRLVAVVLSARSKPGYTKRFEINDDAFFAALARALPD
- the prmC gene encoding peptide chain release factor N(5)-glutamine methyltransferase; translation: MPDVRGMLAVAAERLGERVDAELLLLHVLQQPRSWLFTHADDVPDMDVQTAYAALVERRAAGEPVAYITGRRGFWSLDLEVSPATLIPRPETELLVELALQRLPLAAACSVADLGTGSGAIALAIARERPRARVVATDASAAALAVARRNAQRHAIGNVAFVHGDWLAPLAGQHFDLIVSNPPYIEAADPHLAQGDLRHEPASALASGPDGLDDIRRIVRDARAHLHPDAWLLFEHGWNQGEAARALLHAAGYVEVFTAQDLEMRDRVSGGRLG